The following are from one region of the Halomonas qaidamensis genome:
- a CDS encoding threonine aldolase family protein, producing the protein MTSECTPRFLASDNTSGICPEAMEYLLEANQADDLAYGNDRWTARAADRFREMFDFDCDVFFVFNGTAANSLALSAMGRSYHSVICHELAHIETDECGGPEFFSNGAKLLTSPGANGKLTPQGIEALVTKRSDIHYPKPKVVSLTQATEVGTVYSREELLAIRAMADKHDLRLHMDGARFANACAGLKASPAELTWQVGVDVLCFSGTKNGLAFGEAILFFNRDLAEDFSYRCKQAGQLASKMRYVSAPWLGLLESGAWLTNAEHANDMARYLSEGLQALPGVSLMFPTQANSVFVELPPHSIEALKAKGWTFYTFIGAGGARFVCAWNTTVELLDQLLADVKSVLE; encoded by the coding sequence ATGACCTCGGAGTGTACCCCACGATTTTTAGCCAGTGACAACACCTCAGGTATTTGCCCAGAGGCGATGGAATACCTGTTGGAAGCTAACCAAGCTGATGATCTCGCCTATGGTAATGACCGTTGGACCGCCCGCGCAGCTGACCGTTTTCGTGAGATGTTCGACTTCGATTGCGACGTTTTTTTTGTGTTCAATGGCACCGCAGCAAATTCACTGGCACTTTCCGCGATGGGGCGCAGCTACCACAGCGTTATTTGTCATGAATTGGCCCATATTGAAACCGATGAGTGTGGTGGCCCTGAGTTCTTTTCAAATGGCGCAAAATTACTAACCTCTCCTGGGGCTAACGGCAAGTTAACGCCACAGGGCATCGAAGCGTTGGTGACCAAGCGCAGTGACATTCACTACCCCAAGCCCAAAGTGGTGTCGCTTACTCAGGCCACGGAAGTGGGCACGGTGTATTCCCGGGAGGAGCTGCTGGCAATACGCGCGATGGCAGACAAGCACGATTTACGCCTGCATATGGACGGTGCGCGGTTTGCTAATGCCTGTGCCGGTCTTAAGGCTAGCCCTGCCGAGCTGACTTGGCAGGTGGGGGTTGATGTGCTGTGTTTCTCGGGTACCAAGAACGGTTTAGCGTTTGGCGAAGCTATTTTGTTTTTCAATCGTGACTTAGCAGAAGACTTTTCGTACCGCTGCAAGCAAGCAGGTCAGCTGGCTTCCAAAATGCGTTATGTTTCTGCCCCTTGGCTGGGGCTGTTGGAAAGTGGCGCATGGTTAACTAACGCTGAACATGCCAATGACATGGCGCGATATTTATCAGAAGGGCTACAGGCATTGCCAGGTGTTTCGTTGATGTTTCCTACTCAGGCCAATAGCGTTTTCGTTGAATTGCCACCCCATTCCATCGAAGCGTTGAAAGCTAAAGGGTGGACCTTCTATACCTTTATAGGCGCCGGTGGGGCGCGTTTTGTGTGTGCCTGGAACACGACCGTTGAATTATTAGATCAAT